One region of Burkholderia pyrrocinia genomic DNA includes:
- a CDS encoding alpha/beta fold hydrolase gives MTIATPSITHHTVTANGIRQHYIDAGSGPVVVLLHGFPETSFAWRFQIPALAQRYRVIAPDLRGYGETDKPAAGYDKRNMARDLAELLDTLGIGRIALVGHDRGARVATRFSKDFPERVDRLVVMDNVPTRIVAQNMTAQTARAYWFFLFHQVPDLPEALIAGKEAEWLSYFFSDWCYNPHAISGDAFDTYVRAYRRPGAVRGALADYRANAEDVKQDLVDADVRIACPTMAIWGEDFYAVGKMFDMKSVWESMATNLHAEPIAQCGHLPQEEQPERVNALLLDFLKHWEG, from the coding sequence ATGACCATCGCCACGCCTTCGATCACCCATCACACCGTCACCGCGAACGGCATCCGCCAGCATTACATCGATGCCGGCAGCGGGCCCGTCGTCGTGCTGCTGCACGGCTTCCCGGAAACCAGCTTCGCGTGGCGCTTCCAGATCCCCGCGCTGGCGCAGCGCTACCGCGTGATCGCGCCCGACCTGCGCGGCTACGGCGAAACCGACAAGCCGGCCGCCGGCTACGACAAGCGCAACATGGCGCGCGACCTCGCCGAACTGCTCGACACGCTCGGCATCGGCCGCATCGCGCTCGTCGGGCACGACCGCGGCGCACGCGTCGCAACGCGTTTCTCGAAAGACTTCCCCGAACGCGTCGACCGGCTCGTCGTGATGGACAACGTGCCGACGCGCATCGTCGCGCAGAACATGACCGCGCAAACGGCGCGCGCGTACTGGTTCTTCCTGTTCCACCAGGTGCCGGACCTTCCCGAGGCGTTGATCGCCGGCAAGGAAGCCGAATGGCTGAGTTATTTCTTTTCCGACTGGTGCTACAACCCGCACGCGATCTCCGGCGACGCGTTCGACACGTACGTGCGCGCGTATCGACGCCCGGGCGCCGTGCGCGGCGCACTGGCCGACTATCGCGCGAACGCGGAAGACGTGAAGCAGGATCTCGTCGATGCGGACGTCCGGATCGCATGCCCGACCATGGCCATCTGGGGCGAGGATTTTTATGCGGTCGGCAAGATGTTCGACATGAAATCCGTGTGGGAAAGCATGGCGACGAACCTGCATGCCGAGCCGATCGCGCAGTGCGGACACCTGCCGCAGGAGGAACAGCCGGAGCGCGTGAACGCGCTGCTGCTCGACTTCCTGAAGCACTGGGAAGGCTGA
- a CDS encoding MBL fold metallo-hydrolase, with amino-acid sequence MLLIAWCTGILASVAFAGEPGGGNQAPGFYRQKLGDLRIVALSDGTHPFPVDTVFRDVSKDDIRRDLDREFLEPPVQGSINAFLVDTGSKRILVDTGAGVLYGDCCGKLLANLRAAGYAPEQIDEVLLTHLHKDHVGGIASNGRMTFPNAVVRVNEIEANYWLDPDNKAQAPAFLASFFDAAAASVAPYVAAGRFKTFRGEATLAPGIRAVPMPGHTPGHTAYLIESGNAGLLAWGDIVHVAAIQLQDPDATVQYDSDADAARRTRRATLKRVADKRYLVGAAHIAFPGLGHLRRDGEQYDWVPVNYDATPLQ; translated from the coding sequence ATGCTGCTCATCGCGTGGTGCACCGGTATCCTCGCATCGGTCGCGTTCGCGGGCGAGCCGGGCGGCGGCAACCAGGCCCCCGGTTTCTATCGGCAGAAGCTCGGCGACCTCCGGATCGTCGCGCTGTCCGACGGCACGCATCCGTTTCCGGTCGATACGGTCTTCCGCGATGTGTCGAAAGACGACATCCGGCGCGATCTCGATCGCGAGTTTCTCGAGCCGCCGGTACAGGGGTCGATCAACGCGTTCCTGGTCGATACGGGATCGAAGCGGATTCTCGTCGATACGGGCGCCGGCGTGCTGTATGGCGACTGCTGCGGCAAGCTGCTCGCGAACCTGCGCGCGGCAGGCTATGCGCCGGAGCAGATCGACGAAGTGTTGCTCACGCACCTGCACAAGGATCATGTCGGCGGCATTGCGTCGAACGGCAGGATGACCTTTCCGAATGCGGTCGTTCGCGTGAACGAGATCGAAGCGAATTACTGGCTCGATCCGGACAACAAGGCACAGGCGCCCGCGTTCCTCGCGTCGTTTTTCGATGCGGCGGCCGCGTCGGTCGCGCCGTACGTCGCGGCCGGACGCTTCAAGACCTTTCGCGGCGAAGCGACGCTCGCCCCCGGCATTCGCGCGGTGCCGATGCCCGGCCATACGCCGGGCCATACGGCCTATCTGATCGAGAGCGGCAACGCGGGGCTGCTCGCGTGGGGCGACATCGTGCACGTCGCGGCGATCCAGTTGCAGGATCCGGACGCGACCGTCCAGTACGACAGCGATGCCGATGCGGCGCGCCGCACCCGGCGCGCTACGCTGAAGCGCGTCGCGGACAAGCGTTATCTGGTCGGTGCCGCGCACATCGCGTTTCCCGGGCTCGGGCATCTGCGCAGGGACGGGGAGCAGTACGACTGGGTGCCGGTCAATTACGACGCGACGCCGCTTCAATGA
- a CDS encoding AraC family transcriptional regulator: MPAPLAAPPAPTPKDTLGCISTLLSKDIERSVGGLTLHRKCMRDEQFERIEMAASDRGFLIGVSLNGGHRRTIYGGAGKSERRFQNNSIYIRDFSRNFRADLYGKFDFLLVELSRSYLDRLGREHDGTEIGGLTCAPDTQDAVLGHLAHAVAHSLDAPGALNTLFVEQMGLAIGTHLACRYGNAHARDLQRKGLLSPAKAALAKELLMEKANLGVSIEEVANECDLSRGYFIRAFSRTTGRTPHQWLLEQRVIRARQLIETTDMTLAEIAAACGFADQSHLNRVFARIVGHPPGAWRRELSR; encoded by the coding sequence ATGCCAGCCCCTCTCGCCGCGCCACCGGCGCCTACGCCGAAAGACACGCTCGGATGCATCTCGACCCTGTTGTCCAAGGATATTGAAAGGTCGGTCGGCGGCCTGACGCTGCACCGCAAATGCATGCGCGACGAGCAATTCGAGCGCATCGAGATGGCGGCCAGCGACCGCGGCTTCCTGATCGGCGTGTCGCTGAATGGCGGGCACCGGCGCACGATCTACGGCGGGGCCGGCAAATCCGAGCGGCGGTTTCAAAACAACTCGATCTACATTCGCGACTTTTCCCGGAATTTCCGCGCCGACCTGTACGGCAAGTTCGACTTCCTGCTCGTCGAGCTGTCGCGCAGCTACCTCGACCGTCTCGGCCGCGAGCACGACGGAACGGAAATCGGCGGCCTGACTTGCGCGCCCGACACGCAGGACGCGGTGCTGGGCCATCTCGCGCACGCCGTCGCCCACAGCCTCGACGCGCCGGGCGCGCTGAACACGCTGTTCGTCGAGCAGATGGGGCTCGCGATCGGCACGCATCTCGCATGCCGCTACGGCAATGCGCACGCGCGCGACCTGCAGCGCAAGGGCCTGCTGTCGCCGGCCAAGGCCGCGCTCGCGAAGGAACTGCTGATGGAAAAGGCCAACCTCGGCGTATCGATCGAGGAAGTGGCCAACGAATGCGATCTGTCGCGCGGCTATTTCATCCGCGCGTTCTCGCGCACGACGGGCCGCACGCCGCATCAATGGCTGCTCGAACAGCGCGTGATCCGCGCCCGGCAACTGATCGAGACGACCGACATGACGCTCGCGGAAATCGCGGCCGCCTGCGGCTTCGCGGACCAGAGCCACCTGAACCGCGTGTTCGCGCGCATCGTCGGCCATCCGCCCGGCGCATGGCGGCGCGAACTGTCGCGCTGA
- a CDS encoding ABC transporter substrate-binding protein, translating to MSSISAARRRLLLAGAAVVSAPLAPFSARAAFAAPAVNADLAGTTLRVATYKGGWRALLQAAGLGDTPYRIEWRELNNGVLHIEALNADALDIGSGSEIPAVFAARQKANVRFISRAREDLNNQVTLARKDTPIRGIAELKGKRVGYVRATTSHYFLYRQLAEAGLSFDDIQPINLSPTDGLSAYDRGDIDAWAIYGYNGQLARNRYGARVLKTGKGYLSGNFPVYANPRTLDDARRRAATGDLLLRFRRAYAWANGHFRDYALVQNRETRVPVADLVAMFEQRSDDYALLPVTPDVVAQHQQVADVFARIGVLDGPANVAPFWDTSFNSLVAAG from the coding sequence ATGTCGTCAATTTCGGCGGCACGCCGCCGCCTGCTGCTCGCCGGTGCCGCGGTCGTGTCGGCCCCGTTGGCCCCGTTTTCCGCAAGGGCCGCGTTCGCTGCGCCGGCCGTCAATGCCGATCTCGCCGGCACGACCTTGCGCGTCGCGACCTACAAGGGCGGCTGGCGCGCGCTGCTGCAGGCGGCCGGCCTCGGCGACACACCGTACCGGATCGAATGGCGCGAGCTGAACAACGGCGTGCTGCATATCGAGGCGCTCAATGCGGATGCGCTCGATATCGGTTCGGGTAGCGAAATTCCGGCGGTGTTCGCGGCGCGCCAGAAGGCCAATGTGCGGTTCATCTCCCGCGCACGCGAAGACCTGAACAACCAGGTCACGCTCGCGCGCAAGGACACGCCGATCCGCGGCATCGCGGAACTGAAGGGCAAGCGCGTCGGCTACGTGCGCGCGACGACGTCGCACTATTTCCTGTATCGCCAGCTGGCGGAGGCCGGCTTGAGCTTCGACGACATCCAGCCGATCAACCTGTCGCCGACGGATGGGTTGTCCGCTTACGATCGCGGCGACATCGACGCGTGGGCGATCTACGGCTACAACGGCCAGCTCGCGCGCAATCGCTACGGCGCGCGCGTGCTGAAGACGGGGAAGGGTTATCTGTCGGGCAATTTTCCGGTCTACGCGAACCCGCGCACGCTCGACGATGCGCGCCGTCGAGCAGCGACGGGCGATCTGCTGCTGCGGTTCCGACGTGCGTATGCGTGGGCGAACGGGCATTTCCGCGACTATGCGCTCGTGCAGAACCGCGAGACGCGCGTGCCGGTTGCCGATCTCGTCGCGATGTTCGAGCAGCGCAGCGACGACTATGCGCTGCTGCCGGTGACGCCCGACGTGGTGGCGCAGCATCAGCAGGTCGCGGATGTGTTCGCTCGTATCGGCGTGCTGGACGGACCGGCGAATGTCGCGCCGTTCTGGGATACGTCGTTTAATTCGTTGGTTGCGGCGGGTTGA
- a CDS encoding FAD binding domain-containing protein — MSDVSGPLAVVIGGSVGGLFTATALRAAGWRVKVFEQSPNDLDSRGGGIVLQAPIERAFTFGGVPVPRDAGVDSVDRIYLDEHDRIVQRLYMPQTQTAWNVIYTALKRALPAGVVHAGVSFERFAQEGDRVIAHFTDGRVEQADLLVGADGGRSNVRAQLLPDTRPAYAGYVAWRGLVDEHLLPETALRVLRDRFTFQQGDAHLFLTYLVPGRGGAIEPGKRRVNWVWYRRLAADRLPSLFLAQDGTQRDGSLPPGAMRDDNRLELVDAGRRMLAPTLAALVDATQAPFAQAILDLAVDRMAFGRAVLLGDAACLVRPHTAAGVAKAAENAVGLADALRGVVRGPAFDAALSRWEARQLAANASLSELGISLGTRIMGRA; from the coding sequence ATGAGCGACGTTTCGGGCCCGCTGGCGGTCGTCATCGGCGGATCGGTGGGCGGGCTTTTCACGGCCACCGCGCTGCGGGCAGCCGGATGGCGCGTCAAGGTCTTCGAGCAATCGCCGAACGACCTCGACAGCCGCGGCGGCGGCATCGTGCTGCAAGCGCCGATCGAACGCGCATTCACGTTCGGCGGCGTGCCCGTGCCGCGCGATGCGGGCGTCGATTCGGTCGACCGGATCTATCTCGACGAACACGACCGGATCGTGCAACGCCTGTACATGCCGCAAACGCAGACCGCGTGGAACGTGATCTACACGGCCCTGAAGCGCGCGCTGCCCGCCGGCGTCGTGCACGCCGGCGTATCGTTCGAGCGGTTCGCGCAGGAAGGCGATCGCGTGATCGCGCATTTCACGGACGGCCGCGTCGAGCAGGCCGACCTGCTGGTCGGCGCCGACGGCGGCCGCTCGAACGTCCGCGCGCAACTGCTTCCCGACACGCGGCCCGCGTACGCGGGGTATGTCGCGTGGCGCGGGCTCGTCGACGAGCATCTGCTTCCCGAAACGGCACTGCGGGTGCTGCGCGACCGCTTCACGTTTCAGCAAGGCGACGCGCATCTGTTCCTGACCTATCTGGTGCCCGGCCGCGGCGGCGCGATCGAACCGGGCAAACGACGCGTGAACTGGGTCTGGTACCGGCGGCTCGCAGCGGATCGCCTGCCGTCGCTGTTCCTCGCGCAGGACGGCACGCAGCGCGACGGGTCGCTGCCGCCCGGCGCGATGCGGGACGACAACCGGCTCGAACTCGTGGATGCCGGCCGCCGGATGCTTGCGCCGACGCTCGCCGCGCTCGTCGATGCTACGCAGGCACCGTTCGCCCAGGCGATCCTGGATCTCGCGGTCGACCGCATGGCGTTCGGCCGCGCGGTGTTGCTCGGCGACGCGGCCTGCCTCGTCCGGCCGCACACGGCCGCCGGCGTCGCGAAAGCGGCGGAGAATGCGGTCGGTCTCGCCGACGCGCTGCGCGGCGTCGTGCGCGGCCCTGCGTTCGACGCCGCGCTGTCGCGCTGGGAGGCCCGTCAGCTTGCCGCCAATGCGTCGCTGTCCGAACTCGGCATCTCGCTCGGCACCCGGATCATGGGGCGCGCGTGA
- a CDS encoding DUF3088 domain-containing protein, with product MSRDVLFLLEPGFSDPKHPGRRFVCPHGLSIEGLLASAPDHAGRIDVKRIGFERPRHAVIDALDDAHQGLPVLVLGRDQPAPDDAQTLGDVRFVTDARRILELLAERHGFPVLH from the coding sequence ATGAGTCGCGATGTACTGTTTTTGCTGGAACCGGGCTTTAGCGATCCGAAGCATCCGGGCCGACGCTTCGTCTGTCCGCATGGACTGTCGATCGAAGGGCTGCTGGCGAGCGCGCCCGACCATGCCGGCCGCATCGACGTGAAGCGCATCGGTTTCGAGCGGCCGCGGCATGCGGTGATCGACGCGCTCGACGACGCGCACCAGGGCCTGCCGGTGCTCGTGCTCGGCCGCGACCAGCCGGCGCCGGACGACGCGCAGACGCTCGGCGACGTGCGCTTCGTCACCGACGCGCGGCGCATCCTCGAACTGCTGGCCGAACGCCACGGATTTCCGGTGCTTCATTGA
- a CDS encoding alginate export family protein: MRRAWRRVLPAAVLAGGVATCAGTAAGAEEAAAADAAAPASTAGATCTAKRPTVLFNRWQEDWSALADPCVPRKPLDALKYIPLGADPSTYLSLGANLRERFELNNAPLFGLGAAHDDNYVIQRATVHADLRYAGHFQAFVQFVDARPFGKDTVGPVDKDQLDIEQAFVAYVDQIGGGTLKARIGRQEMAFDLQRFVSVRDGPNVRQAFDALWANYEIGKWRLIGYVTRPVQYRNDAVFDDVSNRHLRFDGVRVERSGTGPGDLSAYWSRYTRDNARYLAGAGTERRDVFDMRYAGKSGRLDWDVEAMLQTGHIGQDTIGAWAFGALGGYTFTKTAGTPRIGIQVDGASGDKHPGDGRMGTFNPLFPNGYYFTLAGYTGYSNLIHVKPSLTFKPASNVTVLTAVGFQWRESTADAIYGQGMSAVPGTAGKGGSWTGMYAQARVDWLVNANVALAVEAVHFQIANSIRALGARNADYVGMEAKFGW; the protein is encoded by the coding sequence ATGAGACGGGCGTGGCGGCGCGTGCTGCCGGCCGCCGTGCTGGCAGGCGGCGTCGCGACGTGCGCCGGGACGGCGGCCGGCGCCGAGGAAGCCGCGGCGGCCGATGCCGCGGCGCCGGCCTCGACCGCCGGCGCGACGTGTACGGCCAAGCGGCCGACCGTGCTGTTCAACCGTTGGCAGGAAGACTGGTCGGCACTCGCGGATCCGTGCGTGCCGCGCAAGCCGCTCGATGCGCTGAAGTACATCCCGCTGGGCGCCGACCCGTCGACCTACCTGTCGCTCGGCGCGAACCTGCGCGAGCGCTTCGAGCTGAACAACGCGCCGCTGTTCGGGCTTGGCGCCGCGCATGACGACAATTACGTGATCCAGCGTGCGACGGTGCATGCGGATCTGCGTTATGCCGGGCATTTCCAGGCGTTCGTCCAGTTCGTCGATGCGCGGCCGTTCGGCAAGGATACGGTCGGGCCCGTCGACAAGGATCAGCTCGATATCGAGCAGGCGTTCGTCGCGTATGTCGATCAAATTGGCGGCGGCACGCTCAAGGCCCGCATCGGCCGGCAGGAGATGGCGTTCGACTTGCAGCGGTTCGTGTCGGTGCGCGACGGGCCGAACGTGCGCCAGGCGTTCGACGCGCTGTGGGCGAACTACGAAATCGGCAAATGGCGGCTGATCGGCTATGTGACGCGCCCGGTGCAATATCGCAACGACGCGGTGTTCGACGACGTGTCGAACCGGCACCTGCGATTCGACGGCGTGCGCGTCGAGCGCAGCGGCACGGGCCCCGGCGACCTGTCGGCCTACTGGTCGCGCTATACGCGCGACAACGCGCGTTATCTCGCCGGGGCCGGCACCGAGCGGCGCGACGTGTTCGACATGCGCTACGCGGGCAAATCCGGCCGGCTCGACTGGGACGTCGAGGCGATGCTCCAGACGGGGCACATCGGGCAGGACACGATCGGTGCGTGGGCGTTCGGCGCGCTGGGCGGCTATACGTTCACGAAGACGGCGGGCACGCCGCGCATCGGCATTCAGGTCGACGGCGCGTCGGGCGACAAGCATCCCGGCGACGGGCGCATGGGCACCTTCAACCCGCTGTTCCCGAACGGCTATTACTTCACGCTGGCCGGCTACACCGGCTACAGCAACCTGATTCACGTGAAGCCTTCGCTGACGTTCAAGCCGGCCAGCAACGTGACGGTGCTGACCGCGGTCGGTTTCCAGTGGCGCGAGTCGACGGCCGACGCGATCTACGGGCAAGGGATGTCGGCGGTGCCGGGCACGGCCGGCAAGGGCGGTTCGTGGACGGGCATGTATGCGCAGGCCCGCGTGGACTGGCTCGTCAATGCGAACGTGGCGCTGGCCGTCGAGGCCGTGCACTTCCAGATCGCCAACTCGATTCGCGCGCTCGGTGCGCGCAATGCCGACTATGTCGGCATGGAAGCGAAGTTCGGCTGGTAA
- a CDS encoding DsbA family oxidoreductase, whose amino-acid sequence MKPLEVTVTYDLICPWCWIAEHRLAEAIDEAGLAGHVSVRFVPFELNPSMPAGGIDRKAYRSAKFGSWARSQALDAHVAEAGRAAGLVFDHARIARTPNTRLAHRLVWFAQQRGSAVALVDALFAAYFRDGRDIGDADVLVEIAAGAGLPGDAVRAFLASGEGLDAVVALEAQAASEGVASVPSTRIGQSVVSGAQPAAVFRDALIAAQHARDRAA is encoded by the coding sequence ATGAAACCCCTCGAAGTAACGGTGACCTACGACCTCATCTGCCCGTGGTGCTGGATCGCGGAGCACCGGCTCGCGGAGGCGATCGACGAAGCCGGCCTGGCCGGCCACGTGAGCGTCCGGTTCGTGCCGTTCGAACTGAACCCGTCGATGCCGGCCGGCGGCATCGACCGCAAGGCGTACCGGAGCGCGAAGTTCGGCAGCTGGGCGCGTTCGCAGGCACTCGACGCGCATGTGGCCGAAGCCGGCCGGGCGGCCGGCCTCGTGTTCGATCATGCGCGGATCGCACGCACGCCGAACACGCGGCTTGCACACCGGCTCGTCTGGTTCGCCCAGCAACGCGGCAGCGCGGTCGCGCTCGTCGACGCGCTGTTTGCCGCGTATTTCCGCGACGGCCGCGATATCGGCGATGCGGACGTGCTGGTCGAGATTGCGGCCGGCGCCGGTTTGCCGGGCGACGCGGTGCGTGCGTTCCTGGCGTCCGGCGAAGGGCTCGACGCGGTGGTCGCGCTCGAAGCGCAGGCGGCAAGCGAAGGCGTTGCTTCGGTGCCGTCGACGCGCATCGGCCAGTCGGTCGTCAGCGGCGCGCAGCCGGCTGCCGTCTTTCGCGATGCATTGATTGCCGCGCAGCACGCGCGTGACCGGGCCGCCTGA
- a CDS encoding YoaK family protein — MPSQQVTAGAAAAAPDHVRGEDVFLASIAGYVDTLGFVALFGLFTAHVTGNFILIGSGLAGVGQGLVIKWLAFPAFIAGIVGARVLDHRMRVLGHGVRARSLYALQAVLLAGFMLAGVMASPIADADAPRTILCGLLGAAAMGVQNAHGRLTARSVVANTVMTGNVTQAVIDAFDWLVPLAAPVERDAARVRLRRTLPPVAGFALGAGAGAAAYVFAAFWALALPLAALCFLAYQSGRPDTRPTSR; from the coding sequence ATGCCTTCGCAGCAAGTAACCGCGGGCGCCGCCGCCGCCGCGCCCGATCACGTGCGCGGCGAGGACGTGTTTCTCGCGTCGATCGCCGGTTATGTCGACACGCTCGGCTTCGTCGCGCTGTTCGGCCTGTTCACTGCGCACGTCACCGGCAACTTCATCCTGATCGGTTCGGGGCTGGCGGGCGTCGGGCAAGGGCTCGTGATCAAGTGGCTCGCGTTTCCGGCCTTCATCGCCGGCATCGTCGGCGCGCGCGTGCTCGACCATCGGATGCGCGTGCTGGGCCATGGCGTGCGCGCACGTTCGCTGTATGCGCTGCAGGCCGTGCTGCTGGCCGGGTTCATGCTGGCCGGCGTGATGGCATCGCCGATCGCCGACGCCGACGCGCCGAGGACGATCCTGTGCGGCCTGCTCGGCGCCGCGGCGATGGGTGTCCAGAACGCGCACGGCCGGCTGACGGCCCGCTCGGTCGTCGCCAACACGGTGATGACGGGCAATGTCACGCAGGCAGTGATCGATGCGTTCGACTGGCTCGTGCCGCTCGCAGCGCCTGTCGAACGGGACGCCGCGCGGGTGCGGCTGCGGCGCACGCTGCCGCCGGTCGCGGGCTTTGCGCTCGGGGCGGGCGCGGGGGCGGCGGCCTATGTGTTCGCCGCCTTCTGGGCACTGGCGCTGCCGCTCGCCGCGCTGTGCTTCCTCGCCTATCAATCCGGTCGGCCCGACACGCGGCCGACGTCACGCTGA
- a CDS encoding LysR family transcriptional regulator: MDKFSALRAFVEVAEAGGFSSAGRRLELAASSVVRAVDALEASLGTVLLNRTTRQVTLSDAGSVYYARAKRLLEELAEADALVSDRGDEPSGPLRVSVPVAYGVRRIAPHVAAFLARYPKLDLDLQLTDERVDLVAGRIDVAIRLGEAAPSAEVVARPLGTFQRYVVASHDYLDAHGTPSAPGELVDHGCLRFHFGGDQQAWTFADAHGTTKVLVAGRLKSNHSEVLRDAVLDGAGIALLPDWLVDADVQSGRLRRLFEQYDVTPDAARSVVTALYLPNQRGSKRVTAFIDFVEALARAQH, translated from the coding sequence ATGGACAAATTCTCCGCGCTGCGCGCGTTCGTGGAAGTAGCGGAAGCCGGCGGCTTCTCGAGCGCGGGACGGCGCCTCGAGCTCGCGGCGTCGTCGGTGGTGCGCGCGGTGGATGCGCTCGAGGCGTCGCTCGGCACCGTGCTGCTGAACCGCACGACGCGACAGGTCACGCTGTCCGATGCCGGCTCCGTGTACTACGCCCGCGCGAAGCGGCTGCTCGAGGAACTCGCGGAAGCCGACGCACTGGTTTCCGATCGCGGCGACGAGCCGTCCGGACCGCTGCGCGTGTCGGTGCCGGTCGCGTACGGCGTGCGCCGCATCGCGCCGCACGTCGCGGCCTTCCTCGCACGCTATCCGAAGCTCGACCTCGACCTGCAGCTCACCGACGAACGCGTCGATCTCGTCGCCGGCCGGATCGACGTCGCGATCCGGCTCGGTGAAGCAGCGCCGTCCGCGGAAGTCGTCGCGCGGCCGCTCGGCACGTTCCAGCGCTATGTGGTCGCGAGCCACGACTACCTCGATGCGCACGGCACGCCATCGGCGCCGGGCGAGCTGGTCGATCACGGGTGTCTGCGCTTTCACTTCGGCGGCGACCAGCAGGCGTGGACGTTTGCCGATGCGCACGGCACGACGAAAGTGCTCGTCGCCGGGCGCCTGAAGTCGAATCACAGCGAGGTGTTGCGCGATGCCGTGCTCGACGGCGCCGGCATCGCGCTGCTGCCTGACTGGCTGGTCGATGCCGACGTGCAATCGGGCCGCCTGCGCAGGCTCTTCGAACAGTACGACGTCACGCCCGATGCGGCGCGCTCGGTCGTCACCGCGCTCTACCTGCCGAATCAGCGCGGCTCGAAGCGCGTGACGGCGTTCATCGATTTTGTCGAAGCGCTGGCGCGCGCGCAGCACTGA
- a CDS encoding TetR/AcrR family transcriptional regulator encodes MTERKRSTPAREPGTDTDGNAVTPGRRLAPEARERQIVEKAIEHFATHGFSGSTRELARQIGVTQPLLYRYFPSKEALIDRVYDEIYTWDPDWEKLIADRAVPLQERLVAFYRAYAQTILRREWIRTFIFAGLSREGFNTRYLSRLRERVFLPVLRELRYEYDIATPATEAQRNAEIELVWSLHASIFYFGVRKWVYGLPVPDDLDTEIERLIDAFLHGTPATLKQLASGATGRRRRRA; translated from the coding sequence ATGACCGAAAGAAAACGCAGCACGCCGGCCCGCGAGCCCGGGACCGACACCGACGGCAACGCCGTCACGCCGGGCCGCCGGCTCGCGCCGGAAGCGCGCGAGCGTCAGATCGTCGAGAAGGCGATCGAGCACTTCGCGACGCACGGCTTTTCCGGCAGCACGCGCGAGCTCGCGCGGCAGATCGGCGTCACCCAGCCGCTGCTGTACCGGTACTTTCCGAGCAAGGAAGCGCTGATCGATCGTGTCTACGACGAGATCTATACGTGGGATCCCGACTGGGAAAAGCTGATCGCCGATCGCGCGGTCCCGCTGCAGGAGCGGCTCGTCGCGTTCTACCGCGCGTACGCGCAAACCATCCTGCGGCGCGAATGGATCCGCACCTTCATCTTCGCAGGGCTCAGCCGCGAGGGGTTCAACACGCGCTACCTGTCGCGGCTGCGCGAACGCGTATTCCTGCCGGTGCTGCGCGAGCTGCGGTACGAATACGACATCGCCACGCCGGCGACGGAGGCCCAGCGCAATGCGGAAATCGAACTGGTCTGGAGCCTGCACGCGAGCATCTTCTATTTCGGCGTCCGCAAATGGGTCTACGGCCTGCCGGTGCCCGACGATCTCGATACCGAAATCGAACGGCTGATCGACGCATTCCTGCACGGCACGCCCGCTACGCTGAAGCAGCTCGCGTCGGGCGCGACCGGCCGGCGCCGCCGGCGCGCGTGA